A region of uncultured Carboxylicivirga sp. DNA encodes the following proteins:
- a CDS encoding DUF4007 family protein, whose amino-acid sequence MLKYTFSGHETFYCRHYWLKKGYDFLKEGNKFSEPDAVTKLGVGKNMVTSIRFWLKAFDIENDKDSDRFATDLGVFLFEDDGWDPYLEDVNSIWLLHYHLVKKGWASIYSLFFNKLKNGDKEFSNEKILRGITYVVEGAKQEVSNVTTIDNDIRVFRSNYLQPRKPVNVEDEFIGLLQELHLFEEIGKKSIVVQNTDRNELSIELFFYAILDRFENRKSISAEEIITSTNSPGKIFCMTEHGIINKLKKIEEKYKGVTFTEDAGIRELQINNQYDKWNILSAYYE is encoded by the coding sequence ATGTTAAAATATACTTTTTCAGGACACGAAACCTTTTATTGTCGTCACTATTGGTTGAAAAAAGGTTATGATTTTTTAAAGGAAGGTAATAAATTTAGTGAACCTGACGCAGTTACAAAGCTTGGTGTAGGTAAGAATATGGTCACCTCAATTAGATTTTGGCTAAAGGCTTTCGATATTGAGAATGATAAAGATAGCGATCGTTTTGCAACAGATTTAGGAGTTTTCTTATTTGAAGATGATGGTTGGGATCCTTATCTTGAAGATGTAAATTCTATTTGGCTTTTACATTATCACTTAGTAAAAAAGGGTTGGGCATCTATTTATTCATTGTTTTTTAATAAACTGAAAAATGGAGATAAAGAGTTTTCTAATGAGAAAATTCTAAGAGGTATTACTTATGTCGTTGAAGGAGCAAAACAAGAGGTGTCAAATGTTACTACAATTGACAATGATATTCGGGTTTTTCGATCTAATTATTTACAACCAAGAAAACCTGTGAATGTTGAAGATGAATTTATTGGCCTATTGCAAGAATTGCATTTATTTGAAGAAATAGGTAAAAAAAGTATTGTAGTACAAAATACTGATAGGAACGAATTATCAATAGAGCTATTTTTTTATGCCATATTGGATCGATTCGAAAACAGAAAATCAATTTCAGCTGAAGAAATTATTACTTCAACGAATAGTCCCGGCAAAATATTTTGCATGACAGAACATGGAATAATAAATAAGCTGAAAAAAATTGAGGAAAAATATAAAGGTGTCACTTTTACTGAAGATGCAGGAATAAGAGAGCTCCAAATTAATAATCAATATGACAAGTGGAACATATTAAGTGCTTATTATGAGTAA
- a CDS encoding type IV toxin-antitoxin system AbiEi family antitoxin, giving the protein MTTQNETYLKKLFKVLQPGCVVTVDWLENCGISRNLQKYYLKSGWLESIGRSAYKKPGDTIEWQGALNAIQKQTESKVHVGGLSALALQGFSHYFRMNNESLQLFSPLKTKLPKWFVEYNWNLDIQHHLSSFLPFDLGIKELEQNQVKINVSTPERAIMECLYLAPQKMDLVECYHLFEGLVNLKPKLLAALLASCNSVKVKRLFLYMAEKANHQWFQFLETEQFDLGKGNRMLAEKGIYIPKYLISIPKELAEL; this is encoded by the coding sequence ATGACTACCCAAAACGAGACATATTTAAAAAAACTATTTAAGGTATTGCAACCCGGCTGTGTGGTAACAGTTGATTGGTTGGAAAACTGTGGCATATCCCGAAATTTACAGAAGTACTACCTTAAAAGTGGTTGGTTAGAATCAATTGGCAGAAGTGCTTACAAAAAACCGGGTGATACAATAGAATGGCAAGGAGCTTTGAATGCCATACAAAAACAGACTGAATCCAAGGTTCATGTGGGTGGGTTATCCGCATTGGCTCTACAAGGTTTTAGTCACTATTTCCGCATGAACAATGAATCCTTGCAATTATTCTCACCTTTAAAAACAAAGCTGCCCAAATGGTTTGTCGAATATAACTGGAATCTCGATATACAACATCATTTAAGTTCCTTTTTACCATTTGATTTAGGCATCAAGGAATTGGAACAGAATCAAGTCAAAATAAACGTCTCCACTCCCGAACGGGCTATCATGGAATGTTTATATCTGGCTCCGCAAAAGATGGATTTGGTGGAATGTTACCACTTATTTGAAGGTCTGGTGAATTTAAAACCCAAACTTCTTGCAGCGTTGTTGGCCAGTTGCAATTCAGTGAAAGTAAAACGCCTGTTTCTCTATATGGCCGAAAAAGCCAATCATCAATGGTTTCAGTTTCTTGAAACCGAACAATTTGATTTGGGAAAAGGTAACCGAATGCTTGCAGAAAAGGGTATATACATCCCCAAATACTTAATATCAATACCAAAAGAATTAGCAGAATTATGA
- a CDS encoding nucleotidyl transferase AbiEii/AbiGii toxin family protein — MILPIYKAQVDLLLQVLPYVAKENIFALKGGTAINLFVRDMPRLSVDIDLTYLPFDSREDALKNIQDGLSRIKIDIEKNVPGVKVHPVPLNGGTDVKLNCQGKNAQIKIEVNTITRGNVFPTQLMQVVDSVQDEFGKFAAINMVSLAELYGGKICAAIDRQHPRDVFDVKLLLENEGLTDEIWDGVKIGMISHYKPINELLSPILKDQKSAFDNQFAGMTSVEFTYDDYEKTRATLIDTIQQRLTDDEKKFLLSFEMGEPDWKLFPHSVLKDLPAIKWKLLNIQKLKKDNPKKHEQMVTDLKKTLGLV; from the coding sequence ATGATTTTACCCATATATAAAGCACAAGTAGATTTACTGTTACAGGTTTTACCCTATGTTGCCAAAGAGAATATTTTTGCACTAAAAGGTGGTACTGCCATCAATCTGTTTGTAAGAGATATGCCTCGTTTATCGGTGGATATTGACCTAACTTATTTACCATTTGATTCAAGAGAAGATGCCTTGAAAAATATTCAAGATGGATTAAGCCGAATTAAAATTGACATAGAAAAAAATGTGCCGGGAGTAAAAGTTCACCCCGTCCCGTTGAATGGAGGAACTGATGTAAAGTTGAATTGTCAAGGTAAAAATGCCCAGATAAAAATTGAAGTCAATACCATTACACGAGGAAATGTATTCCCCACACAATTAATGCAAGTAGTCGATTCTGTTCAGGATGAATTTGGCAAGTTTGCAGCCATCAATATGGTTTCGTTGGCCGAATTGTATGGCGGGAAGATATGTGCAGCCATTGACAGGCAGCATCCTCGTGATGTTTTTGATGTGAAACTACTTTTGGAGAACGAAGGGTTAACCGATGAAATATGGGATGGTGTAAAAATCGGCATGATTAGTCATTACAAACCCATCAATGAGTTGCTGTCTCCCATCCTAAAAGACCAGAAGTCCGCCTTTGACAATCAATTTGCAGGAATGACTTCGGTTGAATTTACTTATGACGACTACGAAAAAACCAGAGCTACGTTAATTGATACCATCCAACAAAGGCTAACTGATGATGAAAAAAAGTTCTTGTTAAGTTTCGAGATGGGAGAACCGGACTGGAAATTATTTCCACATTCTGTTTTGAAAGACTTACCAGCAATTAAATGGAAACTGCTTAATATACAGAAGTTAAAGAAGGATAATCCAAAAAAGCATGAACAAATGGTTACTGACCTGAAAAAGACCCTTGGATTAGTCTAA
- a CDS encoding DUF4248 domain-containing protein, protein MTFRRTVLKQDLVKKLYPDSTSIRSALQLLRNEIDLCPELKERISQAGHMRKHTYNFEQLRLILEHFSLTNEDYNQL, encoded by the coding sequence ATGACCTTTCGTAGAACCGTATTGAAGCAGGATTTGGTTAAAAAGCTGTACCCGGACAGTACCTCCATCAGAAGTGCCTTGCAATTACTGCGCAATGAAATTGACCTGTGTCCGGAACTCAAAGAAAGAATCAGTCAGGCTGGCCACATGCGAAAGCACACCTACAATTTTGAACAATTACGGCTAATACTGGAACACTTTAGCCTGACAAACGAAGATTATAACCAATTATAA
- a CDS encoding J domain-containing protein, producing the protein MIYFQNITDLEQAKQRYRTLAKELHPDKGGSALQFQQMQDEYKTLLLELQHIQVAPTGQNSPQQSDIMAELGKLAKVLIQKQVPQRYLQEKIKKSQSPIEKGIFSKLVDFLNEMEIK; encoded by the coding sequence ATGATTTATTTTCAAAACATCACCGACTTGGAACAAGCCAAGCAACGATACCGCACATTAGCTAAAGAACTGCACCCGGATAAAGGAGGTTCAGCTCTCCAGTTTCAACAAATGCAGGATGAATACAAAACCCTATTACTGGAACTACAACATATACAAGTAGCCCCCACCGGACAAAACTCACCCCAACAATCCGATATAATGGCAGAGCTGGGCAAGCTGGCCAAAGTCCTTATCCAGAAACAAGTCCCCCAACGATACTTGCAAGAGAAAATCAAAAAGAGCCAATCCCCAATTGAAAAAGGCATATTTTCGAAACTGGTGGATTTTCTCAATGAGATGGAAATTAAATAG